The segment TGTGGCCAAACTCACTTTCTTGTGTCCCAGTGAGTAGAAACCAAAGcaatatttgctatttttttatttcttagagaaaaaaaattaacatatttaatttaaaaaacaagtatGTTACCTGAGCAGCACTGAGTAAAGAGCAGCAACAATGATTGATTAGTTGCCcaccaactatttttataatcatttgagtcattttttaagaaaaataatttaaaaattctctgatttcagcttctcaaatgtgaatatttatatCTTTGGACTTAAAGATGTCCTCTCAGGCTTTGGGAAACCTTGACAGACATTtatcacaattttctgacattgtctggatcaaacaactaatcaattaatcaagaaaacaatcaacagattaatcgatcataaaaataatcgttagttgcagccctaactgAGTAACatacctgaattactgattaactGCAGTTTGTTTCCCATATTGTAAATCTAGTGACATCAAGTGGCGTAACCGTTAATTTCAACAGTGTCCTGTAACatgtttctgcctttttttttttggtctgtgcAGTCAGTAAACAATGACAGGGACACAGACTGTTGCCAGTAAACTTGCGTCATGTGCACGGCTGAATTGGAAACGTGTGATTCCTGTCCGTCATTGCTGAAGGGAGAGGCGGAgggaatgaggaaaaaaatgttcatggGCCCATTCCTGCAGGATTAGGGATGAAAATGCGGCCTAGTATGCAGCCGGTCTGAGCTCTGAAACCAAACGAGGGTGAAATCAAGCTTCCCATTGACGTGTTGTACCAGATTCTTCCTCTGTTCTAGTTGCTAAAGGCTTAAGGGTCGACCTAGCTGTCTCTATGTTTCCAAATGTTCCTTTATATCCTGGCTTTGTTGTAAGTCTGCCTATTGGGGCCATGATACTCAAAACTTTAGCctgtttgttgttggttttcagtgattttctttacttgtcgTCCTGGGTGTAGATGCAGAGGGGAGGCAACATGCCTGTGACCTGCAGGAAAGGGAGGTTGCTCTGCATTATGATGATGCTCAACATCTTCTTCTGCGTCCTGTTGGGCGTGTCGTGGAACCTCGGGCGTGCCAAAAGTGGACACCAGAAGATTCGAGTCCCATCCAAGAGGTTTTGGCGCCAACAGATACTGAGCGAATCCTTCTGGAACAAGGAGCAGCAGCGCCTGGACTTCATTCACAACCCCATCGTTAACTCTGTGCTCTCCGGCGACTCCCTCGTCGAGCTGCCGGATTGGCTGAATGACACCGGGCCACTCAACCCCTGTGAACCAGACTACAGAGTCTCCGCACAAATCATGGACTACAACATCTTACCGCAGCACCTTCAGGATTTCCTTTTGCACATGCGCTGCAGGACTTACCCCATGCTGATCAATCAGCCCCACCTGTGCGATGAAAAACCTTTTCTGCTGCTGGTGGTCAAATCGCTGGTCCCGCACTTTGAGCGGCGGCAGGCTATCCGTGAAACATGGGGGCGGGCGGGTGTTTTAGCCAATCAGACTGTGGCAACGGTGTTCCTGCTAGGCAACACTATGTCCATAGACCACTTCCCAGACCTGCTAGGGATGCTGGGCCACGAGGCGGAGCTTCACAGAGACCTCCTCCAGTGGGACTACAGGGACACTTTCTTCAACCTCACCCTGAAGGAGATCCTCTTCCTGGAATGGTTTAGCCAACACTGTCCCCAAGCTCAGTACGTCCTCAAGGGCGACGATGACGTCTTTGTCAACACCTTAAGGATTATTGATCTCCTGGAACGTCTACCAAAGACCAAGGCAAAGGATCTGTTCATGGGTGATGTTATCAGCAACGCCTTCCCGTACAGAGACCGGAAACTCAAGTATTTTATCCCAGAAAGTGTATTCGTGGGACTGTACCCGCCTTATGCCGGGGGCGGAGGATATTTGTACTCTGGAGATTTAGCACTTCGTCTTTATAACGCATCCCAGCAGGTGGTCTTGTATCCCATTGATGATGTCTATACAGGAATGTGTCTGAAGAAGCTGGGCCTGGTCCCTGAGAAGCACAAAGGCTTCAAGACATTTGACATTGAGGAGAGGTACAGAGTCAACCCCTGCGCCTACAGGAGTCTGATGCTGGTTCACAAACGGACGCCGCAGGAGATGTTGACGATCTGGCAGTGGATTATCCAACCTGACCTGGACTGCCAGTGAACACCTTCACTCATTTCTGTTGAACACTTGCTTGCACTGTTGaatatgtaaaacattttcaacaccttttttttaattatgttaatTCCTCAAGTCCAAGCTTTGTATTAGTATTTCAAAGtcatcaaaataatttaacaGTGTCTTCAAGTTGACTTGAAAGCTGTTGGTGAATGACTTCTCAGAAACTTTTTACATCTGCTGCATAAAGGGTAAACATGATCCCTCTATAATGTTAGCATGACAGAATGTGTGTAAACTTCAGTTAAAACCATCTTGCATGCAGGCTAACTGTAAAACCTTTgtcatattagcatgctaatgtttagcatgtAATACCGTGTAAGATGGTAGGTAACATTTGGGAAGATTCCCATGTTTAAGACTTACGAACATCATTGGACAACTGAAGAAGAACAACATATGATTGTGGAGTTGATCTTGTAGGAGCAAAAATACTTTACACTGATAATATACTGTAGCTCTCTATCCATAAATTATGGGTTTAATTACtattaatgtaaaacatttttcacatcacagcagaaaaaaaggttCCTCAAGTATTTTCCATTGACTTTTGTAAACACCTTCAAGCTACAACACTCAAGTTGCTAGCTAGAGTGCTTCGTTATACAGACTCAAACTGTTTTTGTAACAAACCTGGTATTAGCATTATGTTTGGTATCTTTTTATTCTGGTCTCAATATGAGGACACTGTTATTCAGTCAGCCTTGGAAATTTAGAAACACAAGTAATTAATTTTTCATCCTTCTTTCAGTTAAAGCAGTGGTCAACAGAGCTGCGCTCACAAAGGTCAGCGCAGCTCAGGTCAAAGTtcaataaattcaaaatgtcagaGCACCATGGACCAGGGCtgctgcaacacacaaacacagtaaaagagGAGACGcacaaaagctgtttttccGCAATAATGTGAATCCTGTTTTAGGCTGACATGAGGCATCCCTCGTTTGTTTTGTCTGCCACTTCTGTATTTCTGAGCGTCAGCTTGGGTGTTTGCGTGAAATGTATTGACAAGTACGAAACTCACAATAACCCCTATATGCTTGATATGTTATGTTACATGCTAATTCTAGCATGGAAAACATGCTATAAAACATGCTATAAAGCTTTGTATGCATacaattaatattaatgtagGAATTTAATGGACAGGTGCACAATTTTTCAACAGTCAGGAggccaaatgaacattaaacatgtttttcttgctgtaatcattcctcctgttcatactgaccattagaagatcccttcataatgaccttacaatggaagtgatgggggacaaaatccacagtcctccttctgtgcaaaaatgtatttaaaagtttatctgaagctaatatgaagcttctgggaaacactgtctgaggaaacacaaagagggaatttgatgctaaaaagactgtaaatgtgtcagatatccacttgatatgactaactcagactgctgaagctgaatataagcttcacatctacttttaaatgactgtgtggacacactgtggattttggcctccatcacttccattgaaagcacatttgaaggatcttttaatatccagtatgaacaggaggaatgattacagcgaggaaaacctctttcactgttcatatggacacctgactacTTGTTAAAGACAGACTtaattgtgaacccgtcctttaagttTTAGAGATATCCCGTCATGTCGTCACTAAAGtaattaggattcatcctttaAGTGTCATGAATGTCAGTCAGTTTTCATGGCAGTCCATGCAATAGTAGATGCCATTCCTTGAGCCACACTGCTATACAGTTAGTAGCTTTAAGTATCACCATTATCATGTGCATAATGGAATTATTCGCTGcgtatttttaatgtttacagcTCTTTCAGTACTAATGTATGTAAAGGTCGGTCGAAACAGAGCCAGAGAGGTCAGagctgaaatcacatttagtaaaaacaatgacattttacttcacaaaaatgaaacaatatgaGCAAAAGACACACAAGCCTGGAGATAACTTTTGATCTTTAAACACTGACTGTTTCTGTACAGAACCCAAGATAAGATGAACAGATTTCCATAGATTTTCTTTATTGAATTTTCACATTTGTACGATAATTTTGATATGCTTTGTGTACATTGTCTTTAACATCTCAACTTTAATATTGCTGCTGTTGCCGGGCATTTATcttgtgtatttgtatctgtatatacagtatatgtgtgtaattaaatgagcaataaaGTGAGTTACATGCTCACATGAAACAGATTTATCAGGGTCGACTTATGAGTGAGGACTGAGTcatgtcctttttttctgttgtttgttaatattgtttcagttattacaagttttttttcacaaggaaaataaaaaattgattctatttttgagtctttttttttaaaatatttttttcctaattTAAAACACCTGTAGTTGCATTTGTATGAAATTTAGCAGACACATATAATGCGAGATGTGCTTTTAGATATTTCTTTTATATTACGCCTTCACTTCTACATAAcaattatattttcttctttcttttgcacacacacaaagaatatCTGTGTAATTAGtgaatttacaaaaaaagaaaaaaaccttcaaaaatgtgaaaacatgctATGTCCACTCTTACAAATGGATGTAGGGATGCAGGATGCAAAGACTGAATGTAATATACAACACTGACCCCTGCTGGACAAACCTGATAGCAACAGCAACCAGCAAAGGAAACTCAATCAACGAATTGATGAATTTCACCTGCTCAGACAGGAAAAGGAAACAGGAGTTTGAACTGAAGCTGTGAGGGTCAAGTAGACTGcatttttttcaaagatttaaATAGTTTAATAGACAAACATTTGATTGAAAAATGCCACAAACGAACAGCTTTACCTTAAAAAGTGTGCTGCTCATATTCCTGCTCATATTTGGTATATTTTGGAAACACTGTAACGCACAGGTAAGCTGCCATCCTCCCTGAACAATCTGCTTGTTTtgtgttaatattttaaaaatggtttaacATATTTCTGTCTGTTGCTTTCTTGTGTCTGTAGGTGAACGGAGAGGAAGTCAACAAGTCTCCAGGTCAGTCTAACAGCTTTACTGTCCACCTTTGTGCGTTTGAAAATAAACAGTCAGCCTCAGGATTATGGTATTTATGGattattaattgaaaaaaacagGAATCTTTAGTGACAGCATTGATAATAATAgattatattttcagtttaagtCTGGATAAACTCCTCTCATAATTAGTAGTGATATTAAGTTTAGGGCAGTTTAATCTaatttaatgagaaaaatgttCATCAGATGTAAAaaagttttagtttttgtgCACATTACAGGTAAATTTGGCTGTGAAATCACAACATTCggtgtattttaaagaactttgTTGTGTCACTACTGAAAGTTTCATCTGTTTCCTTGATACCAAGTAAAGTTGTACATTGACTTTCATGTTAAGTTAAAAGACACTGGTTTAAATTAATAAGTAATGCATTAAGTTCTCCTTTTATTGCATTAGGTTAGATTGTTTATATTATACTGTTTTACAATGTAAAATCACCGTGGTGGACTCATTTCAGTTTAAGTGGCTTTATTCTCCTCACCTTAAAGCAAGTCAAGCACATTGTTCAATCTGTTAAGGTTAAATCATTTTTCTATTGTTTATGTGTAATTTTCTTGCTTTTAATCATGTGCATAACTAAACTAGATctcacatttcctgtctgtacTCGATGCTTTCTCACTTTTTTGTACCATTTGTCTTGTGAAACTCCTTGGTTCATAGTGAATATGTGCTTTTTAGAGGATACACTAAATctgatctttttcttcttgtcaacaaatacAATGAAGCAACCAAacccaacaatgaactgatcctattaacaagtattgtgtgtttgtgtccaaaGCCTGCTTCCAGAAACACCAAATATGGAttcatccaccactgaaaatatCAGGGCAAAGGTTATAAATGAACCTAAAAACTGAAGATGCTTTGTAAAATGGTtgatgtatataataataaacaccaCTTATATGTAAAATACCTGGTATGTTTCTCTAAAGTTTGGCCTTATTCTTCCTCAGATGAACATGGAGCGGACGGCGGTGCTTTCTTCGCCCTGCGGAGCTGCCACCAGCGGCTGAACGGCGACAACGGCGAGTTTTTCTCCCCGGACTACCTCTGCTCCAATCCGCCTCTGTGGTGCAACTGGACTGTCCAGGTGGATCCTGGGAAGCGGATCCATCTCCACCTGGAGGACTTGACCCCCGATGAGGCCTGCCACCTCAAACAGGACCAGATCCACGTGGATGAACCTGTCAGCCATGTGGGGAGTCACAAGGTCCTGCAGAAGTGCTGGCAAGAGGCCAAATACACCTCGTCCTCCAACACTCTGTATGTAGTGCTGCTGATTGGTGGTTGGCCCAGCCTACCTTATAGGGGCTTTTATGGTCGCTACCAGGCGTTTGGACCGCCGGTGGTTTACAACCCACAGGAAGGCTTCACAGAGAAAGACAAGGCGTCAGAAACTTCTCATGAACTATTAGACTTCAGTGAGTTTGGACCAGTGACGGCTGGTGAACAGATGGAGTCAGGTTTGCTGGAGCATCTGTCACCAGTAAATTCTGATCTAATGTATGATTATTATGATCAACCTGCCACCATGACGGCTGGGCTGCTGGGAGACACAGACACTGAGGTGGGTAGACACTGGAGTGCTTTACTCTTCCAACTAAGCTTAGCTCACCGTCATAAAAGAGACAGCTGTTTAGTTATGCTTCCTAGCAGTGCTGAGCaggtaaaatgtcagaaaagcaGGCTTGTGACCCTTGAGTCCCTCCAAACCAATTGAAAACTGAAActatacactcactgagcactttattaggaacacctctGTAATcgaatgcaatccaatacaacagctctgccataaattccaTTTTTGTGTTCCTTATATtctgtccaccccattaacatacatgaagggGCAAAATACGAGGACCACTTCTCAGTATAATGCACTTCAGTACACCACCATCCTCgacgacctcaataataaacatgaagtagaataatcacctttctgacaatggcagcaaaaactgaaagtgtataagctttgtaaaataagactttatggcagagctgttgtactggattgcattagattgcacaggtgtacctaataaagtgcttgggGAGTATTTTTGCGCTTTCTAATAACAAATTTTTG is part of the Thunnus albacares chromosome 3, fThuAlb1.1, whole genome shotgun sequence genome and harbors:
- the LOC122974078 gene encoding N-acetyllactosaminide beta-1,3-N-acetylglucosaminyltransferase 2-like, with amino-acid sequence MQRGGNMPVTCRKGRLLCIMMMLNIFFCVLLGVSWNLGRAKSGHQKIRVPSKRFWRQQILSESFWNKEQQRLDFIHNPIVNSVLSGDSLVELPDWLNDTGPLNPCEPDYRVSAQIMDYNILPQHLQDFLLHMRCRTYPMLINQPHLCDEKPFLLLVVKSLVPHFERRQAIRETWGRAGVLANQTVATVFLLGNTMSIDHFPDLLGMLGHEAELHRDLLQWDYRDTFFNLTLKEILFLEWFSQHCPQAQYVLKGDDDVFVNTLRIIDLLERLPKTKAKDLFMGDVISNAFPYRDRKLKYFIPESVFVGLYPPYAGGGGYLYSGDLALRLYNASQQVVLYPIDDVYTGMCLKKLGLVPEKHKGFKTFDIEERYRVNPCAYRSLMLVHKRTPQEMLTIWQWIIQPDLDCQ